The Asterias amurensis chromosome 21, ASM3211899v1 genome has a segment encoding these proteins:
- the LOC139953264 gene encoding alpha-(1,3)-fucosyltransferase 10-like, protein MARRSGYCPTLRKCLVIVVVLFCLSAGLLHMILQYFDTEDLYEDDGVWLQNEQHFAQVDFGGKLVSSDGTDEHDRDHVNVTNLNIKVPIILWWTPFTGERGQVKQCGKDECFFTVDRHFKNHPQTKVFMFYGTDFKPRDLPLPRKKQHEWALLHEESPKNNYILTQKDCLTLFNHTATFKRQSDYPITTQYLEHLSDLTSTEYLVPTDLKSRGGIAPVVYIHSDCNPPSGRDNYVTELMKFIRVDSYGKCLHNKDLPPDLVDPLTMHSGDLYKIIAKYKFSLAFENAICDDYITEKLWRPLLVGSVPVYRGSPSVRDWLPDNQSAVIADDFSSPEDLAKFLTSLAGNKERYEKYLNFKKVGITNKKLINTMKKREWGVNDYKRLNFISGFECFVCKRVHENLKRSERGEPLKPHRAEGNHYNCPRPQYSNENYRRENDIYLQMYDRHKKNAVGLRKLVEEGLGYDSIKFRDLMSNVY, encoded by the exons atggccCGACGGTCGGGATACTGCCCAACATTGCGGAAGTGTTTGGTGATCGTTGTTGTACTTTTCTGTCTGTCTGCGGGTCTTCTTCACATG ATTTTGCAGTATTTTGATACTGAAGATCTTTATGAAGATGATGGGGTTTGGCTTCAGAATGAACAACATTTTGCTCAAGTCGACTTCGGAGGAAAGTTAGTATCAAGTG ATGGCACAGATGAGCATGACAGAGACCATGTCAATGTCACCAATTTAAACATAAAGGTTCCCATCATTCTATGGTGGACGCCTTTTACCGGTGAGCGTGGGCAAGTCAAGCAATGCGGCAAAGACGAGTGTTTCTTCACTGTAGACAGACACTTTAAAAATCATCCCCAGACGAAAGTTTTTATGTTCTACGGAACGGACTTCAAGCCGCGAGATCTTCCGCTGCCGAGAAAGAAGCAGCATGAGTGGGCACTTCTACATGAGGAATCCCCAAAGAATAATTATATCCTGACCCAGAAAGATTGCCTGACCCTGTTTAATCACACCGCTACGTTCAAACGCCAGTCTGACTATCCAATCACCACTCAGTATTTAGAGCACCTGTCTGACCTGACAAGCACCGAGTATCTCGTCCCAACAGATTTAAAGAGTAGGGGTGGCATAGCCCCAGTGGTTTACATCCATTCCGACTGTAATCCACCATCGGGTCGCGATAACTACGTCACGGAATTAATGAAATTCATTCGAGTGGATTCGTATGGGAAATGTCTTCACAATAAGGATCTACCACCAGACTTAGTTGATCCACTTACTATGCACAGCGGGGATCTCTATAAAATCATCGCCAAATACAAATTCAGCCTCGCCTTTGAAAATGCAATCTGTGATGACTACATTACAGAAAAGCtctggcgccctctgttggtcggCTCAGTTCCAGTCTACAGAGGATCACCATCTGTTCGTGATTGGCTGCCGGATAACCAATCAGCAGTTATCGCTGATGATTTCTCAAGTCCAGAGGATCTTGCCAAGTTTTTAACCTCCCTCGCTGGGAATAAAGAACGCTACGAAAAGTACCTCAACTTTAAGAAAGTTGGTATAACAAACAAGAAGCTGATAAACACAATGAAGAAACGGGAGTGGGGAGTCAATGACTACAAACGTCTCAACTTCATCTCAGGATTTGAATGCTTCGTCTGCAAACGAGTCCACGAGAATCTGAAGCGATCTGAGAGAGGGGAACCTCTCAAGCCGCACAGAGCTGAGGGCAATCATTATAATTGTCCAAGACCGCAATACAGCAACGAGAACTACAGACGTGAGAACGATATTTACCTTCAAATGTACGACCGGCATAAGAAAAATGCTGTAGGTCTCCGAAAGCTCGTCGAAGAAGGACTGGGATATGATAGCATTAAGTTCCGTGACTTGATGTCAAATGTTTATTAA